The window CAGCGCGAGTCGGTGACCATCAAGATGGACTGGCGCCCGTCGAACGTCTCCGAAGCGGGTGACACCGCGGGCGCCGAAGCCGAGTAGCTCGTCGGCCGCTCACGCGAACCCGGCGAGCGGTTCGAACCAGACCGCGGCCACGAGCACGGCCAGAAAGACGTACGAGCCGCGGATGAGCAGCATGGTCGCGAGTTCCGGTCCCGCACGCCGGGCGGCGAGCGCGACCGCCGCGAACGCGAGCGCTGCCAGCACCGCGGTCGGCGGAAAGAGGCGCGCGACCGCGAGGGCGACGACGAGCAACAACGCCGTCACCATTAGCCCGTACGCGAGGTCGTAGGCGCGGGACGGGCCGACGGTGACGGCGACGGTACGCTTCTCGATCGAGCGGTCGTAGTCGTAGTCCTGGGCGTCGTCGATCACTTTGATTCCCGACAGCAGAACGAGGAAGACGGCGGCGAAGCCGAGCGGGACGGCGGCGAACGCCGCGGCCTGCACGTAGAAGCCACCCAGTAGCGAGAGCGCGATTCCCAGCGGGTAGCCCGTCGTCGCGGTGACGGGATTCGTGTCGAGTTGCGGGGCGTGGTGGTAGGCGATTAGCCACGTCGGGACCGTCAGCGCGACGGCGATCCAGTTGACGAACGCGAACAGCAGTGCACAACACAGCGCGAACAGCCCCGTCGACAGCGCGAGCGCGACGCGACACCCACGCTCGGTCAGCGGATGGTCGTCGTCCTCGCCGCGGACGTAGAAGTCGACGTAGCCGTCCTTGACGTGGGCGGTGTAGACCGCCGCGAACATCGCGACGACGTGGATCGCCGCGACCGTCGGCGCGATATCGCCGGCGAGGATCCCAC is drawn from Halopiger aswanensis and contains these coding sequences:
- a CDS encoding UbiA family prenyltransferase, with amino-acid sequence MALARDGTGIDATARAVWSQVHPVFMTPPLAASLFGGILAGDIAPTVAAIHVVAMFAAVYTAHVKDGYVDFYVRGEDDDHPLTERGCRVALALSTGLFALCCALLFAFVNWIAVALTVPTWLIAYHHAPQLDTNPVTATTGYPLGIALSLLGGFYVQAAAFAAVPLGFAAVFLVLLSGIKVIDDAQDYDYDRSIEKRTVAVTVGPSRAYDLAYGLMVTALLLVVALAVARLFPPTAVLAALAFAAVALAARRAGPELATMLLIRGSYVFLAVLVAAVWFEPLAGFA